The following proteins are co-located in the Candidatus Bathyarchaeota archaeon genome:
- a CDS encoding ABC transporter permease: MLKGLGNVVVKELKELLRDPKILIGMIVFPLVMLPIMGFVMRGSIESTEERLQSLQVGLVDFDHGVIAKNLTNFLNSSSTMTIININASNVDEAVEILQTETNATDLIVVPSGFTENVSKGDPKNYPVTIEVYSVFTGSGGIAETASSSVVSGYLEAFKRQLAPNPFQTASKSIIKGKPTDVPPGVLFSIMYSQVFALPITISILLVFSMQIAATSVASEKEEKTLETLLSLPISRFTILFGKLAGSTIVAAVGAIAIIIGFNYYMGSFMVMGDMGVSVDLAAIGLAPTPLGYLILGASVFMSLLSALALAIIISAFAEDVRGAQSVVGYLNVIIMLPMFIIMFADFNSLPLVARIVLLAIPYTHPMLAAQATLTGNYLTAVFGVVYVAIFTVALLYIAAKLFATEKILTAKLKFRGLRLGKKKS; encoded by the coding sequence TTGCTTAAAGGCTTAGGAAATGTTGTTGTAAAAGAACTCAAAGAACTGCTGCGCGATCCGAAAATTCTAATTGGAATGATTGTTTTCCCACTTGTGATGCTCCCAATCATGGGATTTGTTATGAGAGGATCTATAGAATCAACAGAAGAGCGCCTTCAAAGCCTCCAAGTAGGTCTTGTAGATTTTGACCACGGCGTCATCGCTAAGAACTTGACAAATTTCCTAAATAGCTCTTCTACAATGACAATCATCAACATCAACGCTTCAAACGTGGATGAAGCCGTAGAGATTTTGCAAACAGAGACAAATGCAACCGACCTCATTGTGGTTCCTTCAGGATTCACCGAAAATGTGTCGAAGGGAGATCCAAAAAACTATCCCGTCACCATTGAAGTTTACAGTGTTTTTACTGGCAGTGGCGGAATCGCTGAGACGGCGAGTTCCTCAGTTGTCAGTGGGTATTTGGAGGCCTTCAAAAGGCAGTTGGCGCCCAATCCATTTCAAACGGCATCAAAGTCAATTATTAAAGGTAAACCTACAGATGTCCCGCCTGGCGTGCTCTTCAGCATAATGTACTCGCAAGTTTTCGCTTTGCCTATTACCATAAGTATATTGCTTGTTTTTTCTATGCAAATTGCTGCAACTTCCGTGGCATCGGAAAAGGAAGAGAAGACTCTTGAAACGCTGTTAAGTCTGCCTATAAGCCGTTTTACTATATTGTTTGGAAAGCTCGCAGGATCAACTATCGTGGCAGCTGTAGGCGCTATCGCCATCATTATAGGGTTTAACTATTACATGGGGTCCTTCATGGTTATGGGCGACATGGGTGTTTCAGTAGACCTTGCAGCTATTGGTTTGGCTCCAACTCCTCTGGGATACCTGATTCTAGGAGCTTCGGTTTTCATGTCTCTCCTTTCAGCTCTTGCTTTAGCGATAATTATATCGGCTTTTGCAGAGGATGTTCGAGGTGCGCAGTCAGTCGTCGGCTATCTTAATGTCATTATTATGCTACCCATGTTCATCATCATGTTTGCTGACTTCAATTCTCTACCTTTAGTAGCCAGGATCGTTCTGCTTGCCATTCCGTATACTCATCCAATGCTAGCAGCACAGGCTACTCTCACTGGAAACTATTTAACTGCGGTTTTTGGTGTTGTCTACGTTGCAATATTCACGGTTGCCTTGCTTTACATAGCTGCAAAACTGTTTGCCACAGAAAAGATTTTGACTGCAAAGTTGAAGTTCAGAGGTTTAAGGCTTGGAAAGAAGAAAAGCTAG
- a CDS encoding PAC2 family protein, which yields MQNSYIHQRFHPKLDKPIFVEGLPGFGDVGKIAAQLLIQFSEAKLFAEYYSPFFPDYVTISGDGICSPPRYEFYAPLSREKLNAVVLTGNLQPPLDNVVAHYKICEELLDFAQKLGCKFVVTIGGVPVSTERKEVFVAATSNELAAKVMEEGGIIYGKGRILGATGLLLGLAKERGIDGICLLGATEGLQSDKDAGFAAFNLLTKILGTGNKLGQ from the coding sequence TTGCAAAACTCGTATATCCATCAACGATTTCATCCAAAACTTGACAAGCCCATCTTCGTAGAAGGGCTTCCAGGATTTGGAGATGTAGGAAAGATTGCGGCACAATTGCTAATTCAATTTAGTGAAGCTAAACTGTTTGCAGAATATTATTCACCATTTTTCCCAGATTACGTCACCATTAGCGGCGATGGGATTTGTAGTCCTCCACGTTACGAGTTTTATGCACCTCTATCTAGAGAAAAGTTGAATGCCGTCGTTTTAACTGGAAATTTGCAGCCACCGCTGGATAATGTCGTGGCTCACTATAAAATATGCGAAGAACTTCTAGATTTCGCCCAGAAGTTGGGCTGTAAATTTGTGGTAACTATTGGCGGCGTGCCTGTTTCAACTGAGAGGAAAGAAGTTTTTGTGGCAGCTACATCAAACGAGTTGGCTGCAAAAGTTATGGAAGAGGGCGGCATAATTTATGGGAAGGGGCGAATTTTGGGGGCTACTGGGTTGCTACTCGGGTTAGCTAAGGAGCGGGGGATTGATGGAATTTGTCTTTTAGGTGCGACTGAGGGGTTGCAGTCAGATAAGGATGCAGGGTTTGCGGCATTCAACTTGTTAACGAAGATTCTGGGGACAGGAAATAAGCTGGGGCAGTAG
- a CDS encoding ABC transporter ATP-binding protein: MSFAVVAENLVKVFGSIRALDGLSFEIKRGEIYGLIGPNGAGKTTALRIISTLIMPSSGSAKVYDYDVVREASEVRRLIAYLPEEAGAYKNLSGEEYLRFMARFSSENNEALEETVRSAAVISGLGDRLRDKVKTYSKGMKRRLLVARALMTKPKLAVLDEPTSGLDVLHSVHVRDTIKQYVKRHNVAVLLSSHNMLEVEYLCERVALINQGRIVAEGTPEELKSENNVENLEEAFAKVVDLA, translated from the coding sequence TTGAGTTTTGCTGTTGTGGCAGAGAATCTTGTCAAAGTTTTTGGTAGTATTAGAGCTTTGGATGGTTTGAGTTTTGAAATCAAACGTGGCGAGATTTATGGACTTATTGGCCCTAATGGTGCCGGGAAAACTACGGCGCTTAGAATTATCTCTACATTAATCATGCCATCCTCTGGTTCAGCGAAAGTATACGATTACGATGTGGTTAGGGAGGCTTCAGAGGTTCGTAGGCTCATAGCTTATCTTCCGGAAGAAGCAGGAGCTTACAAGAATCTTTCTGGAGAAGAGTATCTGAGGTTTATGGCAAGGTTTAGCTCAGAAAACAACGAAGCTCTTGAGGAGACTGTTAGAAGCGCTGCTGTGATTTCTGGGCTTGGTGATCGCCTGCGCGATAAGGTGAAGACTTATAGTAAAGGTATGAAACGTCGACTTCTCGTAGCTAGGGCGCTTATGACAAAGCCGAAGTTGGCGGTGTTGGATGAACCGACGAGTGGGTTGGATGTTCTTCATTCGGTTCATGTCAGAGATACCATTAAGCAATATGTAAAAAGGCACAACGTTGCCGTTTTGCTCTCAAGCCACAACATGTTGGAGGTCGAATATTTGTGTGAAAGAGTTGCCTTGATTAATCAAGGAAGAATTGTGGCAGAGGGCACTCCAGAAGAGCTAAAGTCAGAGAATAATGTTGAGAATTTGGAAGAGGCTTTCGCGAAGGTGGTTGATCTTGCTTAA
- a CDS encoding MFS transporter, whose amino-acid sequence MKDKTKEKSRRFLTVFSLASFLNDLGSDMIYPIWPKYVILLSGGNIAILGLIDGLGNAIASISQALSGYVSDRLGKRKIFIWTGYLFGSTSRIGYALSTTWQHLIPYRILDRFGKIRGAPRDAIIADMSTAKNRGRNFGLLRAMDNSGAVCGIIISILLFNLLGYTNLFLLASVPSLISALLILTFIKDRKTEKLFKGLSLRDLTRNLKLFLFLNAIFTLGAFSYSFLLIYTDFLGFEIPFALFELPSIAVFYFIFTVVASLMSLPFGKLADIVGRKAVLLLSYVFWGTLCWGFVYVRSLAGIVLLFVLYGLHMAAAEPVQRAFVSELAPEKYRASVLGAYQLVVGLFALPASVIAGILWVNFGMYTMFYFSFISTCLATLLLLFVRERKES is encoded by the coding sequence ATGAAAGACAAAACGAAAGAAAAGAGCAGAAGATTCCTGACAGTGTTCTCACTAGCCTCTTTCCTAAACGACTTAGGCTCAGACATGATATACCCTATCTGGCCAAAATACGTCATACTTCTCTCAGGCGGAAACATAGCCATTCTAGGATTAATCGACGGCCTAGGCAACGCCATAGCCTCCATCTCACAAGCACTCTCAGGATACGTCTCCGACCGCCTAGGAAAAAGAAAAATCTTCATCTGGACGGGATACCTATTCGGCTCAACATCAAGAATAGGCTACGCCCTATCCACCACGTGGCAACACCTAATCCCATACCGCATCCTAGATAGATTCGGAAAAATCAGAGGAGCACCACGCGACGCAATAATCGCAGACATGTCAACTGCAAAAAACCGCGGAAGAAACTTTGGCCTATTGAGAGCCATGGATAACTCAGGCGCCGTTTGCGGCATAATCATCTCCATCTTGTTATTCAACCTTCTAGGCTACACAAATCTATTTTTGCTCGCATCAGTACCATCCCTAATCAGCGCCTTGCTTATCCTCACTTTCATCAAAGACAGAAAAACTGAAAAACTTTTCAAGGGTCTCTCACTGAGAGATCTAACACGCAACCTCAAACTATTCCTCTTCCTAAACGCCATCTTCACTCTAGGCGCCTTCAGCTATTCTTTCCTACTTATTTACACGGACTTTCTAGGTTTCGAAATTCCATTCGCCCTTTTTGAACTCCCCAGCATCGCAGTTTTCTATTTTATTTTCACAGTAGTTGCTTCTCTCATGTCACTGCCTTTCGGAAAACTTGCCGACATAGTAGGTAGAAAAGCAGTTTTGCTCTTATCCTATGTTTTTTGGGGAACACTGTGCTGGGGATTCGTTTATGTCCGTTCCTTGGCAGGAATAGTGCTATTGTTTGTTTTGTACGGTTTACATATGGCTGCTGCTGAACCTGTCCAGAGAGCTTTCGTTTCTGAGCTTGCACCTGAAAAATATAGGGCAAGTGTACTAGGCGCTTACCAACTTGTCGTGGGGTTATTTGCCCTACCGGCTTCTGTAATCGCTGGAATTTTGTGGGTCAATTTCGGAATGTATACAATGTTCTACTTTTCTTTCATTTCAACATGTTTGGCAACCCTGCTGTTGCTATTTGTGCGAGAAAGGAAAGAGTCCTAG